TTCCATATCCTTAAATATAGGGAAAAGGCCATATAAAAGTGAAAAAATAAAAGGTGATTTTTTTGGAATATGAAATCAATAAATTTGGAATAAAATCTGTTGTTAAAATTTCGACGGCCTTTGGGGCTCTAGTAGGATTTACATTTGGATTGCTAATCGGGGCATTGATATCGTCCATGTCAAGGTCGATGGGGATTCCGCCCATTTCAGACCCACTATTTCAATCCTTTTTTAGAATATTTTTTAGCAGATGGTCAGTCATTATCTACCCCATATTCTACACTGTTGGTGGGGCAGTGACAGGTGCCTTGTACTCTTGGATATACAATCTTGTTGCAAAAAAAACAGGTGGCGTTATCTTTGAGCTAACGGAATTTGAAGAGTCTAACGCAGGAGTAGTGCCAAATACAACAATCGAGGCTGAAAGTACATGAAATACATTCTAAAAAGATTTAGGCTTACAACAATTTTTAAGGTAGCTGCAATTGTGGGATTGGTATATGGATTAATTTCAGGGATAATTTCTATTGTATTTTGGACTGTGGCCAGGCCATTCACAACAATTTTTCAGAGCGATCCTTCATTTTATGGAAGCCTCGTTCTTAATGGAATTATTGTCAATCCAATCTTTTCCGCAATATACATGGCTATCGCAGCAGCAATCGTCTGTGGACTTTACAATTTCTTCTCAAAAAGAATTGGAGGAATTGAAATTAATCTTAATTCTGGATCATTAGTTAAAAATAAACCAGAATAATAGGGATTTCTATTAAACGGAGAATAATATGATAATTAAACAAAAAATAATAAGGTTAAACTCGATAAGAATAACAAATGCAATTATATTAGTTTTGGTTCTGATAGGTACTTTGCTTTTGGCGGGATGCGGAGAGACCACAACACATTCTAATCAGACTGTAGAACAGAAAGAGGAAGTAACAACTACTCCCGGAAAGGATGAGGCTGTAGAATGGTATAACAAAGGAATTGAATTAAGAAAACAAGGCAAATATTCCGAAGCTATAGAATGCTTTGACAAATCGATTGAGTTAGATCCAAATAATGCGTCAGTATGGAATAACAAAGGATTTGTACTTAATCATCAAGGTAAATATTCCGAAGCTATAGAATGCTTTGACAAATCGATTGAGTTAGATCCAAATAATGCATCAGTATGGAATAACAAAGGGGTTGCACTTATTCATCAAGGCATATACTCGGAAGCTATAGAATGCTTTGACAAATCGATTGAGTTAGATCCAAATAATGCATCAGTATGGAATGGCAAAGGAGTTGGACTTAGCTATCAAGGCGAACATTCCGAAGCTATAGAATGCTTTGACAAATCGATTGAGTTAGATCCAACTTATGCACGTTCATGGGTCAACAAAGGAAATTCACTTAATGAACAACGCAAATATTCCGAAGCTATAAAATGCTTTGACAAGGCAATTGAGTTAAATCTGAACGATGCGTTTGTATGGAACGGCAAAGGAGTTGCACTTAGCTATCAAGGCAAATATTCCGAAGCTATAAAATGCTATGACAAGGCACTTGTACTAGATCCAACTTATGCACGTTCATGGGCCAACAAAGGAAATTCACTTAATCATCAAGGTAAATATTCCGAAGCTATAGAATGCTTTGACAAATCGATTGAGTTAGATCCAAATAAGGTATCTGCATGGAATGGCAAAGGAGTTGCACTCCAAGCACTTGGAAGAAATACAGAAGCCCAAGAATGTTTCAACAAGGCAAAAGAACTTGGATACAAAGAATAATCAATTATAGATTATTAAGTTAGACTTTATAATTTTACCAATGTTATAACCCGTTGTAATATAACCTAAAACAATGGATTTTCTCTTATATTACAAGCGTTATATTGTATAAACTCTTTCCCTATTTTCCCTATTTTTTTCCATATCCTTAAATATAGGGAAAAGGCATAATACAATTCAGTGAGCAAATGGTAAATTATACTATATCATTTAAAAAACCTTTTTCTGATTTTAGGAAACTATTCATCGGGATAATAGCCAGTTTTGTGCCTATTGTTAATTGGATATCTTTTGGATATATACTTGAATGTTCAGACATTAAGAAAGATGTGCAAACAGGGATGATGGCGGAATGGGGCGACCTAAAGGATATGCTTGTCAAAGGATTCAAAGGATACTTAATAGAATTTATTTATTCAATTCCCATTATTGTGTCTTACTTTTTTGTTTTCTTCAAAGTTATCGCACCAAGTGTTATTAGAGGAATGGAGTCAGTAAAATTC
This portion of the Methanofastidiosum sp. genome encodes:
- a CDS encoding tetratricopeptide repeat protein codes for the protein MIIKQKIIRLNSIRITNAIILVLVLIGTLLLAGCGETTTHSNQTVEQKEEVTTTPGKDEAVEWYNKGIELRKQGKYSEAIECFDKSIELDPNNASVWNNKGFVLNHQGKYSEAIECFDKSIELDPNNASVWNNKGVALIHQGIYSEAIECFDKSIELDPNNASVWNGKGVGLSYQGEHSEAIECFDKSIELDPTYARSWVNKGNSLNEQRKYSEAIKCFDKAIELNLNDAFVWNGKGVALSYQGKYSEAIKCYDKALVLDPTYARSWANKGNSLNHQGKYSEAIECFDKSIELDPNKVSAWNGKGVALQALGRNTEAQECFNKAKELGYKE